The proteins below are encoded in one region of Hordeum vulgare subsp. vulgare chromosome 3H, MorexV3_pseudomolecules_assembly, whole genome shotgun sequence:
- the LOC123443418 gene encoding transcription factor STKL1-like codes for MGRKRREPSPPPPPPPEEESSSEESSSAEEEEEEGAAEATPTTQNPPSPSSAATADDADADSSDGSDEESSESGKIDAEAFELRQIASSNPPAAAASELESDDHEPSPQGKGKKRAKAGADPSPSGKAKKAKAGAAEKAPSVLTPSSEGKKKRKAQPEKTTPWSKPEKPGHLRRWTAEDELKILEALVHHVKANGTRPGAGELIAAVGGSLERKNCTKTEIYEKVRTLKLRYEKAVSTGALPEKDDDLRKFKLSEQVWGENAKQVAAATMAQNEAASSKSKKKGQTSKEKTEGYSKGGTVKEDTTIAVDENVGTSTELNKGQATEEKVDEDSKGRSSKKARTADTPAKSRKRVNHKEELEGDAKTGTAKETVDTTAQNGGTSVRSKSGKSDKEKADEDAESPTLKEDMADTQNAVTLDLFKKEGETHDEKMDTDANVKGTRKGFDELQKLYPNLTSFVEEIQAQHPCGETLKRVFEFINDEKASALESKIKKQRVSELRMEMRRADTKKEVTNIFIGLLN; via the coding sequence ATGGGCCGCAAGCGCCGcgagccgtcgccgccgccgcccccgcctcCGGAGGAGGAGTCTTCCTCCGAGGAATCCAGCtccgccgaggaggaggaggaggagggggcggcggaggCCACCCCCACAACCCAAAATCCCCCCAGCCCCTCTTCCGCCGCCACGGCCGACGACGCAGACGCCGATTCGTCGGatggaagcgacgaggagtcctcCGAGTCGGGGAAGATCGACGCCGAGGCCTTTGAGCTGCGCCAGATCGCCTCCTCCAACCCGCCGGCGGCTGCGGCTTCCGAGCTCGAATCCGACGACCACGAGCCTTCTCcgcagggcaagggaaagaagaggGCTAAGGCTGGGGCGGATCCCTCTCCGTCCGGCAAGGCCAAGAAGGCTAAGGCCGGGGCGGCGGAGAAGGCACCCTCCGTGCTCACTCCTTCCAGTGAGGGTAAGAAGAAGCGCAAGGCCCAGCCGGAGAAGACTACACCGTGGAGCAAGCCTGAGAAACCTGGTCACCTCAGGCGCTGGACAGCCGAGGACGAGCTCAAGATCCTGGAGGCTCTTGTTCACCACGTCAAGGCCAATGGCACCCGTCCGGGCGCTGGTGAGCTTATTGCTGCGGTTGGTGGCAGCCTCGAAAggaagaactgcaccaagacggaAATATATGAGAAAGTGCGAACTCTTAAGCTGCGCTATGAGAAAGCGGTGAGCACAGGCGCTCTGCCAGAGAAAGATGATGACCTCCGCAAGTTCAAGCTCTCGGAGCAAGTCTGGGGAGAAAATGCAAAGCAGGTCGCTGCAGCCACCATGGCCCAAAATGAGGCTGCTTCCTCAAAGAGCAAGaagaaggggcagactagcaaagaGAAAACAGAGGGTTATTCAAAGGGTGGTACAGTGAAGGAGGACACCACCATTGCCGTCGATGAAAATGTCGGAACTTCGACCGAGCTTAACAAGGGGCAGGCCACCGAAGAGAAGGTAGACGAAGATAGCAAAGGCAGGTCATCAAAGAAAGCTAGAACTGCTGATACTCCTGCTAAGAGTAGAAAGCGGGTAAACCACAAGGAGGAATTGGAAGGCGATGCAAAAACTGGCACTGCAAAGGAGACTGTGGATACTACCGCTCAAAATGGTGGCACTTCGGTGAGGAGCAAGAGTGGAAAGTCTGACAAAGAGAAAGCGGATGAAGATGCAGAGAGCCCCACGCTAAAGGAGGATATGGCTGACACTCAAAATGCTGTCACCCTTGATCTGTTTAAGAAGGAAGGGGAAACTCATGACGAGAAAATGGACACTGATGCTAACGTGAAAGGCACGCGCAAAGGTTTTGATGAATTGCAGAAATTGTACCCTAACCTTACCTCTTTTGTGGAGGAGATCCAGGCCCAGCATCCATGTGGGGAGACACTGAAGAGAGTATTTGAGTTCATTAATGATGAGAAGGCATCTGCTTTGGAATCCAAGATCAAGAAGCAAAGAGTATCTGAGTTGAGGATGGAGATGCGCCGAGCTGACACAAAAAAGGAGGTGACCAACATATTTATAGGATTGCTGAACTAA